From one Rattus norvegicus strain BN/NHsdMcwi chromosome 7, GRCr8, whole genome shotgun sequence genomic stretch:
- the Krt2 gene encoding keratin, type II cytoskeletal 2 epidermal: MSCQISCKSRRGGGGGGGGGFRGFSSGSAVVSGGSRRSTSGFSCLSRHGGGRGGSGGGGFGSQSLVGLGGYKSISSSVAGYGGGFGGRSYGGFGGGSGFGGSGGFGGGSGFGGGRGFGGGSGFGGGSGFGGGSGFGGGSGFGGGGFGGGRFGGGPGGFGGPGGFPGGGIHEVSVNQSLLQPLDVKVDPEIQNVKSQEREQIKTLNNKFASFIDTVRFLEQQNQVLHTKWELLQQLDVGTRTTNLDPVFQAYIGILKKQVDRLTAERNSQDSELNNMQDLVEDFKKKYEDEINKRTSAENDFVTIKKDVDSCYMDKTELQAKMEMLTQEVDFLRTLYDTELSQLQQNVTDTNVILSMDNNRNLDLDSIIAEVQSQYEIIAHKSKAESEELYHSKYEELQVTAVKHGDSLKEIKMEISELNRTIQRLQGEISHVKKQCKGVQDSIADAEQRGEHAIKDARGKLTDLEEALQQGRENLARLLRDYQELMNVKLALDVEIATYRKLLEGEECRMSGDFSDNVSVSVTSSTISSSVASKAGFGSGGQSSGGRGSYGGRGGGSTYGSGGRSSGVRGSGSGSGGGGYSSGGGSRGGSGGGGYSTGGGSRGGSSSGGGGYSSGGGSRGDSSSGGGSRGGSGGGSRGGSGGGGYSSGGGSRGGSSSGGAVSGSERGGSGSGEGCGSGVTFSFR; the protein is encoded by the exons ATGAGTTGCCAGATCTCCTGCAAGTCCCggagaggaggaggcggaggaggaggcggTGGATTCAGGGGCTTCAGTAGTGGCTCAGCTGTGGTCTCTGGAGGGAGCCGGAGATCGACTTCCGGCTTCTCCTGCCTGAGCCGCCACGGTGGTGGCAGAGGAGGCTCTGGTGGAGGTGGCTTTGGCAGTCAGAGTCTTGTTGGCCTTGGAGGGTACAAGAGCATCTCTAGTAGCGTGGCTGGCTACGGTGGTGGATTTGGTGGCAGAAGCTACGGTGGCTTCGGAGGCGGCAGCGGCTTTGGAGGCAGCGGTGGCTTCGGAGGTGGCTCTGGCTTTGGAGGAGGCCGAGGATTTGGAGGTGGTAGCGGTTTCGGAGGCGGCAGCGGCTTTGGAGGTGGCAGCGGCTTTGGAGGTGGCAGCGGCTTCGGAGGCGGTGGATTTGGCGGAGGACGCTTTGGAGGTGGCCCTGGAGGTTTTGGGGGCCCTGGAGGATTCCCTGGTGGAGGCATCCATGAAGTGTCTGTCAATCAGAGCCTCTTGCAGCCTCTTGATGTTAAAGTGGACCCAGAGATTCAGAACGTGAAGTCTCAGGAACGGGAGCAGATCAAAACCCTCAACAACAAATTTGCCTCTTTCATTGACACG GTGCGATTCCTGGAGCAGCAGAACCAGGTGTTGCACACCAAATGGGAGCTGCTGCAGCAGCTGGATGTAGGCACCCGTACCACCAACCTGGACCCCGTCTTCCAGGCCTACATTGGCATACTCAAGAAGCAGGTGGACAGGCTAACTGCGGAAAGGAACTCACAGGATTCAGAGCTGAACAACATGCAGGATCTcgtggaagactttaagaagaa GTACGAGGACGAGATCAACAAGCGCACGTCTGCGGAGAATGATTTCGTGACCATCAAAAAG GACGTGGACAGTTGCTACATGGACAAGACAGAGCTGCAGGCCAAGATGGAGATGCTGACACAGGAAGTCGATTTCCTGAGAACACTCTACGACACG GAACTGTCCCAGCTACAGCAGAATGTCACCGACACCAATGTCATCCTGTCCATGGACAACAACCGGAACCTTGACCTGGACAGCATCATTGCTGAAGTTCAGAGCCAATACGAGATCATCGCCCACAAGAGCAAGGCTGAGTCGGAGGAGCTGTACCACAGCAAG TATGAAGAACTCCAGGTCACCGCTGTGAAACATGGGGACAGCTTGAAAGAGATCAAGATGGAGATCAGCGAGTTGAACCGAACAATCCAGAGGCTGCAAGGGGAGATATCACATGTGAAGAAGCAG TGTAAAGGTGTGCAAGACTCCATTGCAGATGCAGAGCAGCGTGGGGAGCACGCCATCAAAGATGCCAGGGGCAAGCTCACTGACCTGGAGGAGGCCCTGCAGCAGGGCCGAGAGAACCTGGCTCGGCTGCTGCGGGACTACCAGGAGCTCATGAACGTCAAGCTGGCCCTGGATGTGGAGATCGCCACCTACCGCAAGCTACTGGAGGGGGAGGAGTGCAG GATGTCTGGAGACTTCAGCGACAATGTGTCTGTCT CCGTGACAAGCAGCACCATCTCCTCATCTGTGGCATCTAAGGCTGGCTTTGGCTCCGGAGGTCAAAGTTCAGGAGGAAGAGGGTCTTACggcggaagaggaggaggaagcacctatggctctggaggcagaagctctGGTGTCAGAGGATCTGGATCAGGATCTGGAGGAGGCGGATACAGTTCTGGAGGAGGCTCCAGGGGAGGATCTGGAGGAGGAGGATACAGCACTGGAGGAGGTTCTAGAGGAGGCTCCAGCTCTGGAGGGGGAGGATACAGCTCTGGAGGGGGCTCTAGAGGTGACTCCAGCTCTGGAGGAGGCTCCAGGGGAGGATCTGGAGGAGGCTCCAGGGGAGGATCTGGAGGAGGAGGATACAGCTCTGGAGGAGGCTCTAGAGGAGGCTCCAGCTCTGGAGGGGCAGTGTCCGGCTCTGAAAGGGGTGGTTCTGGGTCAGGGGAAGGTTGCGGCTCCGGCGTGACCTTCTCCTTTAGATAG